The nucleotide window ATTTATGCGTCAGGACTTGGCAACAGCCTGCCGCTGGAGATCCAGTACAAGGTTGTCCGTTCCGTTAAAGGCCTTGAAGCCGCCAGAATTATGCGACCGGCCTATGCCATTGAATATGACTATGTCAATCCCCTTGAATTATCCGCAGCCCTTGAAACCAAAAAAATCAAAGGCCTTTTTTTAGCCGGACAGATCAACGGCACTTCGGGATATGAAGAAGCAGGTGCCCAAGGTTTGTGGGCGGGAATTAATGCTGCCTGTACTGTCCAGCAAAGAGAACCCTTTTTGCTGGACCGCTCACAAGGATATATGGGCGTTATGGTGGATGACCTTGTCACCAGAGGAACAAATGAACCGTACAGAATGTTTACCTCCAGGGCGGAATACAGGTTGCTGCTCAGGGAAGACAATGCGGATTTGCGGTTGTCGCAGATCGGACATGACCTGGGGCTTGTAGATGAAGACACTTTAAATTTCTGTAAAGAAATTCAAGCTCAGACAAAACAAGAAATTCAACGAATTAAAACAACAATCGTAAAACCCACTGAAACAGTGAATGATTTTTTGCAGGCCAAAAGCACAAACCCAATAACAACCGGGGTAAAACTCGAACAGCTTTTAAAACGTGCGCAACTTGATTATGCATCTTTAAAAGAAATCTGCCCGCTGCCGGAACCTGTTTTAAAAAGAACTGAGCAACAAGTGGAAATCCAAATAAAATATGAAGGATATATCCAGAGGCAGCTCAATGAAATAAAAAAATACAAAGACCTGGAAAAAATAAAAGTACCCAAAAATTTTGATTATTCCAAAACCCATGGCCTTTCCAATGAACTCAGGGAAAAATTGTGCCGAATTCTTCCCAATTCCTTAGGACAGGCATCCAGGATTGACGGGATGACACCGGCTGCCATATCAGTATTAATGGTTGCAATTTGTGCATTTCAAAATAAAAAACAATGCTTGACTTGAAACATTTTACCCTTACTATAATAGACATAAATTATTAAAATAATTGTATTAAAACGCAAAAGGATTGATAAATGGCCGATGATTATTACACGATTCTAGGTATTGATAAAAAAGCCAGTGCAGCCGAGATAAAAAAAGCATACCGGAAACTTGCATTGAAATATCATCCCGACAAGACAGAAGGTGATAAAGCACTGGAAGACAAATTCAAAAAAATCAGTGAGGCATATGCTGTCTTGAGTGATCCTGAAAAAAGAAATCAGTATGACACCTATGGATCAGCCGATTTCCAGCAACGGTTTTCCCAGGAAGATATTTTCAGGAACTTTGATATGGGTGATATTTTAAAAGAGTTCGGGTTTGGCGGCTCCAGGGGCGGCGGATTTTCTTCTGCCTTTGGAAGAGGCGGCCAGCAAAGAAGGTCCGGCATGGGGGGCAACCCGTTTTTCCAAAATATGGGAGGAGGAGGAGGCTTTGGGCAACAACAGCAAGCTCAAATGAAGGGAAAAGATATTGAATATGAAATTCCCTTGACCATCCATGAAATTATCAACGGCACAAAAAAAACGATTACAATCAACCAGGGTGGTACGGCCAAGGCCATAGAAGTAAAAATCCCCAAGGGACTGACCCGGGGCAAAAAAATAAGACTTGCCGGAAAAGGCGAAATAAGTCCACATGGCGGGCCTGCCGGAAATCTGTATATTAAATCCAATCCAATTTCTTCAGACGGATATACCATTGAAGGAAATGATGTTCTGCTTTCAAAGCAGGTCAAACTCACCCAGGCATTACTCGGAGACACCATAGAAGTTTTGACCCCTGACGGAACCGCTATCAACCTTAAGGTTCCTGCCGGAACAAACCACAAGTCAAAAATGCGTATCCCAAAACACGGGATTCCCCAAATGAAAGGAGATGGTTGCGGTGATCTCTTTGTTGTGATTAACATAACCATCCCAAAAGAACTTACGGAAAAACAAAAAAAACTGATTCAACAACTGGAAAAAACAGGACTGTAACTTAAAAAAACAGGATGACGAATAACAACATGCCTGAATTTATTCTTTTAATCTCTGAACAAGAGATAAAAAAGCAATTAAAAAAAATCGGACAAAAAATCTCCATTGATTATAAAGACAAAGATCTGGTTCTAATCGGGGTGTTAAAAGGATCATTTGTTTTTTTGGCAGACTTGACACGTCAGATTTCCATTGACCATGAGATTGACTTTTTAGGAGCTTCTTCTTATTCGGGAACCTCTTCAACCGGACAGATCGTTTTCACAAAACAGCCGGATTTAAAGCTTGAAAACAGGGATATTCTGCTCGTGGAAGACATTATGGATACAGGCAACACACTCTTAAAAATAACCGAATTCATAAAAAAATCAAATCCCAAATCCATTAAAATTTGTGCTTTGATTGACAAACATGAACGACGTGAAGTAAAAATTGCTGTTGACTATTCATGTTTTTCACTTGAAAAAGGGTTTATTGTTGGATATGGACTTGACTATGATGAAAAATACAGAAATCTTCCTGCCATCTATGACCTGAAACTATAGGAATAAGGGGACTCCAATGATCATTACCTGTACTAAGTGTTCAACCAGTTTCAAGCTTGACGATTCTCTTGTCAAACCCGGCGGTTCAAAAGTTCGCTGCAGTGTTTGCAAAGATATTTTTACTGCGTATCCATTGCCCGCAGAAACCGAACAAGCACCTGAAGAATCACAGGATTTTAATCTTGAGTTTGACCCGGATGATGAAAAAAACATTGAGGATACTTCTGATTTTGAAACCGAAGATATTGATTTTTCTTTAAATGATTCCGATCTTTCAATGGAAAGTCCTGATCTGAAAATAGAGGGGACAGACTTTGAGCCGCAGGAGTTAGACCTGGAAACCGATGACGACTTTTCCTTTGAAGAAACTGAATTTGAATCGAATGAAGACGATGAATCCCAGGATCTTGAATTGGAAGAGAGCAATTTAGACTTTGAAGACGATGAATCTTATGAACTTGAGCTGGAAGAAAACCATTTAGCGCTTGAGGACGATGACTTCCAAGAGTTTGAAATTGATGAGGGTCCTTTGGAATTTGAGGACGAACAATCCCAAAAACTCGAATTAGATGAGAACCATTTAGAGTTTGAAGATGATCAATCCCAGGAACTTGAGTTGGGAGAAGGCCGTTTAGACTTTGGGGATGAAAGTATCGACTTTGAAGATTCCCCTGAAAAAGACTTTGACGGCATTGACTTTGACGGTATTGAATTTGAAACAGTCAAAGATGAAAAGGTCGAAGACGGGCCTGCCTCTTTAGCCATGGCAAACAGCGAACCTGTTTTGAAAATGGAAAATGAAACAGACGAACTGACTTTGGATGAAGCTGACTTTGAACTTGAGTTCGATATTGAAGATGATTCTGAAAATGAAACGCCAGATATCCTTGATGATGAAACAGAGCAGAGCCACTTTGAAATAGCAACCGAACCCGACCGGATTGAAACGGACCAGATTGAACCGGATCAGATTGAATCAGATCAGGAAGATTCCATCCTTTCGCTTGAAGAAACAGATGCAGGAAAAGAAGAAGAGGTGCCGCCTGTAATAACACTGGAAGATGATTTTTCAGAATACGATGATGTCTTAGAGCAGGAAACCGAACCGGAAGATGACTTCCTTGATAAAAAAGCCATAAGGGCTAAAGAAACCATCAAGGATGAAGAAACCATGGGAACAGATGATACTATGGGAGTAAAAACAGTCCTTGTCGAAGAACCGGAACCCATTATGGACAAGCCGTCAGAAACAAAACAAAAAACAAAATCCCTTGGGGCATTCGCGCTCGTATTAGTGCTTATCTTCCTTTTGTTTATAAGCGCCAATATTGCAGGCATCATGACCGGCTATAAAATACCCTATATCTCTGATATCAAACTCCCTTATATTGAACAATTGCTTAAAAAACCGGCTCCTGAAATACCGGAAGCCAAGCCTGTTCCCAATCAAGAAAGCGTTAACGGAAGATTTATCACCAATTCAACTGCCGGCACTCTGTTTATCATTACAGGAAGAGTAGAAAATCCTTCAACTGTTGCCTTAAGCCATATTGAAATTCGAGGGGCGCTGATCACAAAAGACAAGCTGGAAGCAAAAACAAAGAATGCCTTTTGCGGGAATATCATCACAGAAGAGATGCTGAAAACTGGCAATATTTCAGATATCAATACGCTTCTTGCCGTCAAAGAGGGAGTACACGACACAAACATCAATGTAAAGCCCGGAGCCAGTATTCCGTTTATGGTTGTATTTTCCGATCTTCCTGAGAATCTACAGAATTTCACCGTTAAAGTAACTGGGTTTGAAAAATAAAAACAGTTAATTAAAAAATTAAACATTGACAATCAAAACATATTCATGATATTTATTCCAGGTTTTTTGGCGACGTAGCTCAGTTGGTCAGAGCATGCGGCTCATATCCGCAGGGTCCGGAGTTCAAATCTCTGCGTCGCTACCAGATATTACAATGCCCCTCTAAACAGAGGGGCTTTTTTTTTATTTTTAAAACCTGCAAACCGATTCCCAGCATAATACCCCCATAGTATACAATCGCTTCACAGCCCCAGAAATATTATTTCAGGTTCTTGATCCTTCAGTCTTTAAATCAATCATTGGCCTTTGGTGAATAAGCCCGAACGTTTTCTCCACAAAAAAAAAGGCAGGATCATCTATTCAATTACGACCCTGCCTTTTTAAAACAATAAAAGTGGTGTTTGCTGATAAGCAATGAGTTCTATAGGTTCATTATTTAACTTTATTGTTCATCTGTGTCATCAAAAGTAATCAGGGCTCCTTCATAAAGGTTGGCATCCTCGGTCCAGCCAATCATCTTATTTTCTTCACAGCTTACATCACTTGATGGAACAAGAAAAATCTTGGCCCCGTTTTCAAAATTTTCATCTGCTTCAATCGGCAAAGTACCTGTTTCGACAGACCCTTTGATATGGATATTACCACTGCTGTAATATTCAATACAGTCCTCTTCACATTCAGTTACAATCCCGGATCCCAGACAGATAAGACCCGTTCCCGGCCATGGATCAGGATAATAAATCAAAGTGTATTCCTGTCCGATTGGGAGGCCATGACCATTAAAGACAAAGTCAAAGGTCGAACCTGACAGGTTGTATTTCATTTTTCCCCACATACCGCCTTCAACAATCAGCCAGGGGTCTTCACGAGTAAGATAAGGATCAGGAGCCTTCTCATAAAGATACAAATGTCCAATATTGGACTTGCCAGCCTGTTTGCTTGGACCTTTTTCCCCATTTTCCCATTTTAACCCCTTAGACATGGCAGGGAGAACCAAAAAACCTGTTATCAGAATTGCAACAATACCCATAATAACCTTTTTGTTCATAATTTCCTCCATTTTAAACAATTTATTTTATGACTGCTAAAGATGACTTCTTGAATTTTATTAGCATATGCCGTGCCATGAATTATGAATAAGCATAACCATTTTAATTTTCAGGCTAATCCACACTATTCAAACCGTTCACCCGATTATCATAATTTTATTTTATTTAAATATCACCACTTATAATTGAATATCAGCACTTGTATGTATGGAAACCATAAAAAAAGTATTACATAAAATTCATAAAACAGGAAAAAAAATTCATAACAGTATATCTGTATGACACATAACCTGCACCACTCAATATTTCCCTACCAAAATCTATCCTGTCGAATTCTTTGAGGACAAATGCCTTTCCTGCCCCTTGACAATTTTGATTCAGAACCAAGTTTATTGGGATATGAATAGCAATAACCGGACGGTTTATTTTAAGGAGACATTATGCCGGGAGTATATGAAATTTATGTAAAAGATCATTTTGCCGCAGCCCATGTTTTGAAAGGATATGATGGTAACTGCTCTAATATGCATGGCCACAACTGGATCGTTGAGGCGTATATTCAGTGTACAAAGCTTGACCATCTGGGAATGGGAATTGATTTCATGGATGTCAAAAGCGCTGTTACGGATGTGCTGAGCAAACTTGATCATACCACTCTCAATGATCTGCCTGAATTTTGCAACATGAATCCGACATCTGAAAATGTTGCAAAATTTTTGTATACACAGTTGTCTCGGCACCTGAACACAGAACATATAACCGTCACCAAAGTAATGGTATTTGAAAGTCCCGGATGCGGGTCTTCCTACCGGGAGGTTTAATTGCAGCTCAATATCTGCGAAATTTTTTACAGTCTTCAGGGCGAATCTTCCTTTACCGGACTGCCCTGCATTTTCATCAGGCTGTCAGGATGTAATCTTGCCTGTTCCTGGTGTGACACGGAATATGCAAACACGGAATCTCACCCCATGACCATTGACCAGATTCTGAAAAAAACACTGTCCTATAATTGCAACCTGGTTGAAATCACAGGTGGTGAACCATTGTTGCAGGACGGCACGCCCGTCCTGATATCAGCACTTTTAGATAAAAACTATCAGGTTCTTCTGGAGACCAACGGCAGCAAAAGCATTAAAAACATCTCTTTGGACTGCATAAAGATCATGGATATCAAATGCCCTTCCAGCAATGAATCAGATAGTTTTTTGCCGGAAAACATCAATTTTTTGACCCAACAAGATGAAATCAAATTTGTCATCAGCTCCCGAAAAGACTATGAATTTGCCAAAGCCATTATCGACACCAAATTAAGAAAGATTTCACCAAAAAAAATTCACCTTTCACCTGTTTTCGGACAGATCTCACCTGATGCTATTGCCGGATGGATGATAGATGACAATCTTCATGCACGGCTTTCGCTGCAGCAGCACAAAATCATTTGGGACCCTGATAAACGAGGAGTTTAAAAACAAAGTTATGCCAGATAAAGCCATCGTACTTTCCAGCGGAGGAATTGATTCCAGCACGGCCATGGCCATTGCAAAATCAAAAGGAAAAGAGATTTACAGCCTGAGCTTCAGATATGGACAGCGGCATTCCATTGAAATTAAAGCCTCAAAAAAAATTGCCCAATCGCTTGGGGCAAAGGCCCATAAAATCATTGATATTGACTTAAGACAATTTGGCGGGTCAGCCCTGACCGATGATATCAATGTTCCCAAACACGACACCGTGGATGATATCGACGCAAACCAGATCCCCATCACCTATGTTCCGGCCCGAAACACCATTTTCCTGTCTTATGCCATGGCCTGGGCAGAAGTCCTGAAGGCCACATCCATCTATATCGGGGTCACGGCCGTGGATTACTCAGGATATCCAGACTGCAGGCCGCAATTTATTGAGGCTTTTGAAAAAATGGCCAACCTGGCCACCAGAACAGGCATCACAAAAGAGGCGGTGCTGAAAATAGAAACTCCCTTAATTCATCTTTCAAAAGCCGACATCATAAGAACCGGGGTTGATTTAGGGGTTGACTACGGGTTGACCACTTCCTGCTATGATCCCGATGCCCTTGGCAGGTCCTGCGGCAGCTGCGAATCTTGCCTTCACAGGATCAAAGGATTTAAAGAGGCAGGCATCAAAGACCCGACACTTTACTATTAACAGCACAGGCTATGGTATTTTTGGAAAAAAGCTTGACTTGCTTACAAGAGGGTATTAAGTAAAATTCATTATTTTTAAAACCTTCGGCAGAAGCCGTTTATGGATAAATCTCAAAATTTTTTATTTGGATTTACTCGTTATTTTTTGTTAAAAAAACAGGCTGTAACAGTTTAATATTAAAGGCCTGATGACTTTTTAGATGCCGGTTGGCTCAACTTCCGGCGGATAACACATTATTGCACCAATCAACGAAGCCAGGAAGACTTCATTTGAATACAAAATGTATTCAAAGAAGTCTTTTTGGCTTTTGTTGTTTTGAGAACAATGGATTTTCATGCTGAAGGCCGGACTTCAGGTGTATGTATGGATATCAAAATGATTGAAAATCAATTAAAGGAGACTCGTACAGATGAAAAAATTGTTTGTCGTTACAGCACTGTTTGTGCTGCTGACGGCCCGCCCCGGCCTGGCCGATGAAAACAGCGTTTCAGACACATCCGACAAGACGTTTGTAATGGATGAAATAAAGGTTACTGCTCAAAATATCGAAGTTCGTCCCAACAAGACAGAGGTTTTTATAGAAGATTACAATATTGCAGGGCAACCTGCCAATGTGCTGGATATTCTTAAAGATCGTGCAACCATCGACTTCAGGGGAGAAAGCGACCTGGTGCCGGAATCCGACAGCATTCAAATGCGGGGATTTGACTCCCGCCAGTTTCTGATATCTGTTGACGGACTGGTCATCCAGAAAACCGGTGGCTGGTGGGGAGATCATTATGTGGACTTCGGCACTATACCCCTTTCAATCATTGAAAGCATTGAAATTCTTTCTGGCCCACATTCCGCATTATATGACGGTAAAAGTTTCGGCGGTATCATTAATTTTAAAACCACGGAACCAAAATTTTATGAAACAGCCGATATTGAAGGCGACATATCAACAAGCATTAGAAGTTATAATACCCAAAGCCACAAGGTAAATCTTCAAGGCGGAAAAGGGGGATTGAATTTAGGATTCAGTTATGAAAATTATCATACAGACGGGTATTTAAGAAACAATGAGGCTGATCTTGACACCATAACAGGACGATTGGGATACAAACTTCCATCAGGTGGATATATCCGTCTCACAGGCAGCTACAGCGATCTTGAACGTGAAATCCCCTCGGCAAATGATCCTGCACAAGATAACTATGACGGCGGCTATCCTGTGGTCAAGACAGCAGACGTATCTCCCCGCTGGCTGAACCCGGATGACAACAGCGTAAGAAATTATGACGGACATTCCCTCCGCTTTGATTTCAAACAGCCGTCTTCCATGGGAACATGGATTACAGGAGCATATTATACGGATGAAGGACAGTCCTATCACCGCGACGGATATGATTACAGCAGATACACCACCAACTATGTCTCTTACGGGGCTTTGGCAAAAAACGAATTTAAAATATCGGATAATCATCAGATCACCCTGGGCATGGACACCGCCCACCTGTTCCAGAAATACACGGAACAGATTGTTGAGACATGGGCCGGATATCTTCAGGATAAATGGCGGATTATTCCCAGTCTTTCTTTAACTGCCGGTCTCAGGTACGAAAACATTGATATCTGGTGGAACAACTGGTGGGACCCTTCTACAACATATCCAGACGGTGCGTTCAAAGACCCTTCCAATCCTTCCAAAAATATTAAACAAAATTATGACCAATTGTCTCCCAAATCCTTCCTGACCTATGAGATGGATGAGCTTGCCGCATGGCTGCGAGACACGTCCGTGTCGCTGGGTGTCAGCAAGATATGGACTCCCAGGGATTATTGCGAAGTTTGCAGTTGGGGATCAGGCGTTGAAATCAATCCCACCCACGGAATTGGGTATGATATTGTTTTTACCAGAAGATTGTGGAAAAATATTTCCATAAACGTGGATGTTTCCCATTATGAGTTTGAAGACTACGGCATCTGGGCCAATGCAGCTACGGATTATTTTAAGGAAGCTCTCTGGGGACGGCGAATGGTGGAGCTTGAAGAGGTACACAAAGACGGTGTTGATGTAGAGCTGAATGGAAACATATTGGATGATCTGTATTTTTATCTGAGTTATTCCTTTAATGAATGGAAATACAAAGGCCCCCATAATGGAGGCCCGGAAGAGTGGGCAGATCAGGATCTGAGCGACCGGGCCAAGCACCGGTTTAATGCCGGGGTACGGTATAACCTGTTTGAAAAGACATTACTGCTTCTGGATTACAAATTTCAGGACAAACAGGTTCAACAGGTTCTCGGTATTGTGGATGATGATCCCAGCAATCTGTATGTGAATGAGGTTGCACTGGACAGCTATCATGTGGTTGATTTTGCCGTGGAGCAGTTGTTGTTTGAAAACCGGTATAATATCAAAAAAGGTACATTGAAACTGTATGTCAACAACCTGTTTGATGAAGAGTATTCCAACAGCAAGGGCTTTCCCATGACAGACAGAACATTTGGTGCAGCACTGAATTTTAAATTTTAACAAATTTTCTGCCTGGTTTTTCAAACTATAGGGTTTGAAACAAATGAAGGGAGGCTTTACGATAAGCCTCCCTTCAGAATTTATGCGGTCTCTTCAAAATTTATAGCGGAGGAGATTGATATCTTCCTATCTACTCAAACCTGCCAATTCATAAGGATTGGAACCTGCAGTCACCATTTTCTCATACATGCCTTTTTTCAAAAGAAACTCACTTGAAACCGTCACAAATTTTTCCGGCTGATCCAGATACTGCAACATTGCAAATGTCATGGCAGGTTTGGCACTATCCTTGGAGACAAGGGCCTTGACCTTGTCAAAATCAAAAGAAAAAACAATGCCCCTGCCAATTCCGGTTTTTTTATCCGTAATCAGCAGCATTGCGGCGGGATTATCAATTGAAATTTTTTGCTTTTGTTCGTCGGTAAGTTTTTTCACGATCATCCCCCCTTTTCCGGGAGTTGTATCCAGCATTGCCATAAATGCATCTTCCTTACACCATACAGGGCAGGAAATAACTGTGTACTTTTCTTCTTTTTTCAAAGGATAATTATCTTGAATCATCCGTGCGATAAGATATCCCGAGGTCACACCCGGACAGATATGGTTGTGAATTTCAGCACATTTAAAATAATCATAAGGTGCCCCGACAGTCCATGAACCTGCAATGGTAGCTATGGTAAAAAGATCAGGCCCGCATACAAAGTTTTTTGTATCTTTCCAGAATTTTTTCTCGGAAACCTCTGAAACCGCTAAATTTATATTTTCTTCCACTATTTTTTTCCCATGGCTCCATGTCATAACCACAGCGTCTCCAGTGGTTTTTCTGAACAGGGTAATACTTATGGGGCTGGCCGGATGCCGCTGAAAAAACATCATATTCTGCCCGCCTGTTGTGCAGCCCGTCACCTGTTCCAGCACCAGGACATATTCAATGCCAAAATGATTTTCCATCCTGATGTAGGGAGCGTTGGTAATCACCAGCAGGTCTGACGCCCCTTTTTTAACACCGATTTTTTGCATTCCTTTTTCTATTATCTGTTTTAAA belongs to Desulfobacula toluolica Tol2 and includes:
- the mnmG gene encoding tRNA uridine-5-carboxymethylaminomethyl(34) synthesis enzyme MnmG gives rise to the protein MNFNFKAYDVIVIGAGHAGCEAALASARMGCDTLLLTIDMDKIASMPCSPSIGGMAKGQLVKEIDALGGQMAKITDSSAIQYRTLNTRKGPAVHSTRTQNDKSLYSRNMKAAIEQTKNLDLKQAMAQEMVLENNTVTGLIDHTGFEYTTRAIVIATGTFLKGTVHIGASKIEAGRAGEFSSISLAQNLSDLDFNMGRMKTGTPPRLHADSIDFSQFNIHASDDTPKPFSFSTTTISNPMLPSFMGNTNQKTHEIIRQNLKYSALYGGHIKGKSARYCPSFEDKIVKFPDRESHHVILEYEGINSKEIYASGLGNSLPLEIQYKVVRSVKGLEAARIMRPAYAIEYDYVNPLELSAALETKKIKGLFLAGQINGTSGYEEAGAQGLWAGINAACTVQQREPFLLDRSQGYMGVMVDDLVTRGTNEPYRMFTSRAEYRLLLREDNADLRLSQIGHDLGLVDEDTLNFCKEIQAQTKQEIQRIKTTIVKPTETVNDFLQAKSTNPITTGVKLEQLLKRAQLDYASLKEICPLPEPVLKRTEQQVEIQIKYEGYIQRQLNEIKKYKDLEKIKVPKNFDYSKTHGLSNELREKLCRILPNSLGQASRIDGMTPAAISVLMVAICAFQNKKQCLT
- a CDS encoding DnaJ C-terminal domain-containing protein, producing MADDYYTILGIDKKASAAEIKKAYRKLALKYHPDKTEGDKALEDKFKKISEAYAVLSDPEKRNQYDTYGSADFQQRFSQEDIFRNFDMGDILKEFGFGGSRGGGFSSAFGRGGQQRRSGMGGNPFFQNMGGGGGFGQQQQAQMKGKDIEYEIPLTIHEIINGTKKTITINQGGTAKAIEVKIPKGLTRGKKIRLAGKGEISPHGGPAGNLYIKSNPISSDGYTIEGNDVLLSKQVKLTQALLGDTIEVLTPDGTAINLKVPAGTNHKSKMRIPKHGIPQMKGDGCGDLFVVINITIPKELTEKQKKLIQQLEKTGL
- the hpt gene encoding hypoxanthine phosphoribosyltransferase is translated as MPEFILLISEQEIKKQLKKIGQKISIDYKDKDLVLIGVLKGSFVFLADLTRQISIDHEIDFLGASSYSGTSSTGQIVFTKQPDLKLENRDILLVEDIMDTGNTLLKITEFIKKSNPKSIKICALIDKHERREVKIAVDYSCFSLEKGFIVGYGLDYDEKYRNLPAIYDLKL
- a CDS encoding zinc-ribbon domain-containing protein; this encodes MIITCTKCSTSFKLDDSLVKPGGSKVRCSVCKDIFTAYPLPAETEQAPEESQDFNLEFDPDDEKNIEDTSDFETEDIDFSLNDSDLSMESPDLKIEGTDFEPQELDLETDDDFSFEETEFESNEDDESQDLELEESNLDFEDDESYELELEENHLALEDDDFQEFEIDEGPLEFEDEQSQKLELDENHLEFEDDQSQELELGEGRLDFGDESIDFEDSPEKDFDGIDFDGIEFETVKDEKVEDGPASLAMANSEPVLKMENETDELTLDEADFELEFDIEDDSENETPDILDDETEQSHFEIATEPDRIETDQIEPDQIESDQEDSILSLEETDAGKEEEVPPVITLEDDFSEYDDVLEQETEPEDDFLDKKAIRAKETIKDEETMGTDDTMGVKTVLVEEPEPIMDKPSETKQKTKSLGAFALVLVLIFLLFISANIAGIMTGYKIPYISDIKLPYIEQLLKKPAPEIPEAKPVPNQESVNGRFITNSTAGTLFIITGRVENPSTVALSHIEIRGALITKDKLEAKTKNAFCGNIITEEMLKTGNISDINTLLAVKEGVHDTNINVKPGASIPFMVVFSDLPENLQNFTVKVTGFEK
- the queD gene encoding 6-carboxytetrahydropterin synthase QueD, whose protein sequence is MPGVYEIYVKDHFAAAHVLKGYDGNCSNMHGHNWIVEAYIQCTKLDHLGMGIDFMDVKSAVTDVLSKLDHTTLNDLPEFCNMNPTSENVAKFLYTQLSRHLNTEHITVTKVMVFESPGCGSSYREV
- a CDS encoding 7-carboxy-7-deazaguanine synthase QueE, which produces MQLNICEIFYSLQGESSFTGLPCIFIRLSGCNLACSWCDTEYANTESHPMTIDQILKKTLSYNCNLVEITGGEPLLQDGTPVLISALLDKNYQVLLETNGSKSIKNISLDCIKIMDIKCPSSNESDSFLPENINFLTQQDEIKFVISSRKDYEFAKAIIDTKLRKISPKKIHLSPVFGQISPDAIAGWMIDDNLHARLSLQQHKIIWDPDKRGV
- the queC gene encoding 7-cyano-7-deazaguanine synthase QueC: MPDKAIVLSSGGIDSSTAMAIAKSKGKEIYSLSFRYGQRHSIEIKASKKIAQSLGAKAHKIIDIDLRQFGGSALTDDINVPKHDTVDDIDANQIPITYVPARNTIFLSYAMAWAEVLKATSIYIGVTAVDYSGYPDCRPQFIEAFEKMANLATRTGITKEAVLKIETPLIHLSKADIIRTGVDLGVDYGLTTSCYDPDALGRSCGSCESCLHRIKGFKEAGIKDPTLYY
- a CDS encoding TonB-dependent receptor, FCYXU motif-type; this encodes MKKLFVVTALFVLLTARPGLADENSVSDTSDKTFVMDEIKVTAQNIEVRPNKTEVFIEDYNIAGQPANVLDILKDRATIDFRGESDLVPESDSIQMRGFDSRQFLISVDGLVIQKTGGWWGDHYVDFGTIPLSIIESIEILSGPHSALYDGKSFGGIINFKTTEPKFYETADIEGDISTSIRSYNTQSHKVNLQGGKGGLNLGFSYENYHTDGYLRNNEADLDTITGRLGYKLPSGGYIRLTGSYSDLEREIPSANDPAQDNYDGGYPVVKTADVSPRWLNPDDNSVRNYDGHSLRFDFKQPSSMGTWITGAYYTDEGQSYHRDGYDYSRYTTNYVSYGALAKNEFKISDNHQITLGMDTAHLFQKYTEQIVETWAGYLQDKWRIIPSLSLTAGLRYENIDIWWNNWWDPSTTYPDGAFKDPSNPSKNIKQNYDQLSPKSFLTYEMDELAAWLRDTSVSLGVSKIWTPRDYCEVCSWGSGVEINPTHGIGYDIVFTRRLWKNISINVDVSHYEFEDYGIWANAATDYFKEALWGRRMVELEEVHKDGVDVELNGNILDDLYFYLSYSFNEWKYKGPHNGGPEEWADQDLSDRAKHRFNAGVRYNLFEKTLLLLDYKFQDKQVQQVLGIVDDDPSNLYVNEVALDSYHVVDFAVEQLLFENRYNIKKGTLKLYVNNLFDEEYSNSKGFPMTDRTFGAALNFKF
- a CDS encoding FmdE family protein; this translates as MHKYVKSFMLVVFVFTLTIMQVTAAEPDLKQIIEKGMQKIGVKKGASDLLVITNAPYIRMENHFGIEYVLVLEQVTGCTTGGQNMMFFQRHPASPISITLFRKTTGDAVVMTWSHGKKIVEENINLAVSEVSEKKFWKDTKNFVCGPDLFTIATIAGSWTVGAPYDYFKCAEIHNHICPGVTSGYLIARMIQDNYPLKKEEKYTVISCPVWCKEDAFMAMLDTTPGKGGMIVKKLTDEQKQKISIDNPAAMLLITDKKTGIGRGIVFSFDFDKVKALVSKDSAKPAMTFAMLQYLDQPEKFVTVSSEFLLKKGMYEKMVTAGSNPYELAGLSR